In the genome of Carassius carassius chromosome 47, fCarCar2.1, whole genome shotgun sequence, one region contains:
- the LOC132130695 gene encoding zinc finger protein ZFP2-like gives MTAVIHELLSSVMGVLVESVVSELSKHLSDFTTVLSEEWKRNKATAANKNRLKQANQAKTKAFADFMELLSKSTVETMVKLIHDHISAQVPEATAKSQLSKQDILNEGQASTSEAENNVLLESEQNKDYEMESEHHENSGQAANQYVQLSSAPTEILAGSLSLSESQPSTSTNIAAEERQEPLICESCGVSFSDMALLNIHNALHKERPFNCLTCGNTFKMMKCLMKHQRFHLTPDLSIEFEATLNEEEFIVQLETCDTVNTSLETLEFTTQEILQNNLDNEAVSCAVLESSQYVTESLVQGLNITIENTDNQPNTTPHTDMIKKSNDGLFRCKTCGKCFELRWKFINHIRAHVKHYKCSHCEKRFTMRSCLIRHAAMHTGAQLFKCDICSKSFVFQASLEKHKHLHTAEKTVTCSNCQKVFPGKRSFGRHRCKAVEMLYSCPVCDKHFKIKQNMLDHQTLHTGEKPYCCEICGAFYSCERYLKNHQKSHIEKTYDYPCELCDKRFSARKHLQAHMLVHTREKRYACDVCDKKFATSGNLNRHKAGHTGVKLYGCPICLKRYTTAYALKMHMHKHTSSKPFLCDICGKGFTSSDYMKRHKRIIHAGRRDCVCSICNKAFIFPSSLNQHMLVHTGEKHHERLVSPLLKKFSCDHCQKKFYSQAALTVHQRVHTKEKPYSCEVCGKRFGYSSSIQMHMRIHTGERPFGCDVCGKTFNQAVHLRTHQRVHTGLKSFSCESCGKKFVDHRNLKQHKCKYTI, from the exons ATGACGGCAGTAATTCACGAGTTACTGTCCTCCGTTATGGGGGTTTTAGTTGAAAGTGTCGTGTCGGAGTTGAGCAAACATCTCTCTGACTTCACGACTGTCTTATCTGAGGAGTGGAAGCGCAACAAGGCGACGGCAGCGAAcaaaaacagactcaaacaggCGAATCAAGCCAAAACT AAAGCATTTGCTGATTTCATGGAGCTGTTGAGTAAATCCACAGTAGAGACGATGGTGAAACTGATTCATGATCACATCTCAGCCCAAGTACCGGAAGCTACAGCAAAGTCTCAGCTCTCGAAACAAGACATACTAAATG AGGGTCAAGCATCCACATCTGAGGCTGAAAATAATGTGCTTCTTGAGTCTGAACAGAACAAGGATTATGAAATGGAATCAGAACATCATGAAAACTCTGGacaagcagcaaatcagtatgtaCAGCTGTCATCTGCACCCACAGAAATTCTGGCAGGCAGTTTAAGTTTGAGTGAAAGCCAGCCATCCACAAGCACGAACATAGCTGCTGAGGAGAGACAGGAGCCTTTAATATGTGAGTCCTGTGGCGTATCGTTCAGTGACATGGCCCTGTTAAACATTCACAATGCTTTGCACAAAGAAAGACCTTTCAATTGTTTGACATGTGGGAATACTTTCAAAATGATGAAATGCTTGATGAAACACCAGAGATTTCACCTGACTCCGGATCTGAGTATCGAGTTCGAAGCCACTCTGAATGAAGAAGAATTCATTGTGCAGCTTGAAACCTGTGATACTGTCAATACATCACTGGAAACACTAGAGTTCACCACTCAAG AAATTCTCCAAAATAACTTGGACAATGAAGCCGTATCTTGTGCTGTCTTGGAAAGCAGTCAGTATGTGACCGAATCTCTTGTGCAAGGTTTAAATATTACCATCGAAAACACAGACAACCAGCCCAACACCACACCTCACACAGATATGATCAAGAAATCAAATGATGGCTTGTTCCGATGCAAAACTTGCGGGAAGTGTTTTGAACTTAGGTGGAAGTTCATTAACCACATTCGGGCTCATGTGAAACATTACAAATGTTCGCATTGTGAGAAGCGCTTTACTATGAGAAGCTGCCTCATCAGACATGCAGCGATGCACACTGGAGCTCAGCTATTCAAATGTGATATATGTTCCAAGTCTTTTGTATTTCAGGCCTCCCTGGAAAAGCACAAGCATCTACATACGGCAGAAAAGACGGTTACCTGCTCAAACTGTCAGAAGGTTTTTCCCGGCAAGCGTTCATTTGGAAGACACCGATGCAAAGCAGTCGAAATGCTCTACAGCTGTCCAGTGTGTGACAAgcatttcaaaattaagcaaaacatGCTCGATCACCAAACACTGCACACTGGTGAGAAACCATACTGTTGCGAAATATGTGGTGCTTTTTATAGCTGCGAGCGATATCTGAAAAATCACCAGAAGAGTCACATCGAGAAAACCTACGACTATCCGTGCGAACTCTGCGACAAACGGTTCAGCGCTCGCAAACATTTGCAAGCGCATATGCTCGTGCACACGAGGGAAAAGCGATACGCTTGTGACGTATGCGATAAAAAGTTTGCCACCTCTGGAAACCTCAACAGACACAAAGCTGGTCACACGGGTGTGAAGCTGTACGGTTGTCCCATATGTTTGAAAAGGTACACCACAGCGTACGCCTTGAAGatgcacatgcacaaacacacttcAAGCAAACCATTTCTTTGCGACATTTGCGGTAAGGGATTTACCAGTTCAGATTACATGAAAAGGCACAAGCGAATCATTCACGCAGGAAGGAGGGATTGTGTGTGCTCGATCTGTAATAAGGCCTTTATATTCCCCAGTTCTCTTAATCAGCACATGCTCGTACATACAGGAGAGAAGCATCACGAGCGACTGGTCAGTCCTTTGTTGAAGAAGTTCAGTTGCGATCATTGTCAAAAGAAGTTCTATTCACAAGCCGCCCTTACAGTACACCAAAGGGTTCACACCAAAGAAAAGCCGTATAGTTGTGAGGTTTGTGGAAAGAGGTTTGGATATTCGAGCAGTATTCAGATGCATATGAGAATCCATACAGGGGAGAGACCTTTTGGATGTGATGTTTGTGGTAAGACATTCAATCAGGCTGTGCATCTGAGGACCCATCAGCGAGTGCACACcggtctgaagtcattcagttGTGAGAGCTGTGGCAAGAAGTTTGTGGATCATAGAAATCTTAAAcagcataaatgtaaatacaccATTTAA
- the LOC132130714 gene encoding heat shock protein beta-11 has translation MLCPSTFQPHLSPFTDFHWPVRSLWPETRPLFFQIEKEMMKHMQEMRHNLEFMERLHQRIFDEIDHVSPMTTFKPISFQLGKEGSLYALTLDTKDFTPEELSVKQVGRKLRVSGKTEKKQDDGKGSFSYRCQEFRQEFDLPEGVNPEMVTCSLNNGQLQIQAPKEANAVSNERVIPITYTPAVRSPDSQSPQPESQGTEAEATDK, from the coding sequence ATGCTTTGCCCAAGCACATTTCAGCCTCACCTCAGCCCATTCACGGACTTCCACTGGCCAGTGCGCAGTCTGTGGCCAGAGACCAGACCTCTGTTCTTTCAGATCGAGAAAGAAATGATGAAACACATGCAGGAGATGAGACACAACCTGGAGTTCATGGAACGCCTGCACCAAAGGATTTTCGATGAGATTGACCATGTTTCACCCATGACGACTTTCAAACCCATCTCATTCCAGCTCGGAAAGGAAGGAAGCCTCTATGCACTGACGCTAGATACAAAGGATTTCACTCCGGAGGAGCTGTCTGTTAAACAAGTGGGCAGGAAGCTGCGGGTGAGCGGCAAGACAGAGAAGAAGCAAGACGATGGGAAAGGATCGTTCTCGTACAGATGCCAAGAATTCAGGCAGGAGTTTGACCTTCCTGAAGGTGTGAATCCTGAGATGGTGACCTGCTCTTTAAATAATGGCCAGCTACAGATACAAGCACCCAAAGAAGCCAATGCTGTGAGCAACGAGAGAGTAATTCCCATTACATACACTCCTGCTGTGAGAAGTCCTGATTCTCAGAGCCCTCAACCAGAGAGCCAAGGAACTGAGGCAGAGGCTACGGATAAGTGA